The region ACTCGTTCTCGCCCTGGGGTTCGTCCTACAGACGTTCGGATTGCGTTACACGACGGCGTCGAACTCCGGTCTCATCACGGGGTTGTTCGTCGTTTTCACGCCGATAGCGGATCGGCTGTTTTTCGGGCGGAGCCCACGTCGGGCGACTGTTGTCACCGTCGTCGCCGGGCTTGCCGGCATGGCGCTGCTTACGGGGCAGAGCCCGTCGGAGCTGCGGTTCGGCGATGGACTGACGCTGCTGTGCGCAGCGGCATTCGGGCTGCACATCGCTCTCCTGTCACAGTACTCCGCCAGCCACGACGCCGGCGCTCTGACGTTGGTGCAGGTCGCGTCGTGCGCCATCGTCTTCTCGATGTCGTGGCTCGCAGTGGAGCCGGTGACGATGCCGCCGCGCGAGACTTGGTTCGCGCTCGGTCTCACTGGAATCGTCGCCTCGGCGCTGGCGTTCACGGTGCAGACGGCGGCGCAGCAGCGGCTCTCCGCCGCGCGAACGGCGATCATCATCACCACGGAGCCGATGTTCGCGGCGATCTTCGGGCATCTCCTCGGCGGAGATCGTCTGCTGCCGGTGCAGTACCTGGGCGGCGTTCTGATCTTGGGCGCGGTCGTGTTCAGCGAGGTCGTCCCTCAACTGCGGGGACGGCTCGCCCGTGCAGTCGCTTGACGGTGGGAGAAGCCATCGATGCGTCGCGGCGGCGTCCGGCTCGAAGACGAATGGAATCGCGCTTGGAGGCTGGCGGTGAACCAGTTCCAGTTGGAGGCGATGGACTGCCGCGAGCTGCTCCACCTGGCGTATGAATCCGCCCATCGGGATCGGCGGAAGCGCGAAGCCGTCGATCTGATGAGCCGTGCGCGGGACCAGATGGCGAAAGCCCTTGGAGACTTGGAGCGAGCCCACCGCCGGTACCTCGCCCAACTCGCGATGATGCAGGAAGGCGTGGAGCACACGGTCGCTGAGCTCCGGGACGACTTCCGCGACGCCATGGCGCGACTCGTGCGGGAAGCGGACTCGTTGGTGTAGGACTTGGGATAGGACGAGGAGCTACGGTGCTGCCTTTGTTCCTCGATCTGGGCGGCGTTCCGGTGCTCGTCGTGGGCGGCGGCTCCGTCGCAGAGCGCAAGATCGCCTCGCTGCTGGGGGCGGGAGGTCGGGTCACGGTCGTGAGCCCCAACGCGACCAAAGAGGTTGCGGAGTGGGCTCGCCAGGGTCGGATCGCTTGGGAGCAGCGCGCGTTCGCTCCGAGCGATGTCTCCGGTATGCGGCTCGCCTTCGCCGCGACGAGCGTCCGAAAGGTGAATGCAGCCGTCGCGCAGGCGGCTCGCGATGCGGGCGTCTGGGTCAACGTTGCGGACTCGCACGAAGAGAGCACGGCGGTTGTGCCGTCGGTCGTTCAGCGCGGGGCTCTCGCAATCGCGGTCTCGACGGGCGGGTCGAGCCCATTGCTGAGCACTCGGATACGCCGCGAGCTGGAGGCGCGATATGGGCCCGAATACGCCGACCTGTGCGACCTGATGTCCGAAGCCCGTCGTCTCGCGGGGGAGTCGATCCCGAGCGCCGACGCTCGTCGCCGCTACTACGAGGCACTCCTCGATTCCGATCTCCTCGATCTCCTGCGAGCCCACAAGAGCGACGCGGCGCGCGAGCGGCTGACGGCGCTTCTGGCAGTGAGCTCGCGCGACTGAGACAGCCCGACGATCGGCATCCCTTTGCAGTCCGCTTGCCATTGGTTACACTAGGATTCGGGATTGGACCACTCTGGGAAGCGGTGAAGCGGTGATATCGACGAGCGCATCCGACGCGCGCGGTGCGGTTCCCTCCAACACGCTACGAATCGGCACACGAGGCAGCTTGCTGGCGCGAACCCAGACGGAGACGGTCGCGTTCGCCCTTCGTCAGGCGCATCCCGGGCTCGCCTGCGAGACGACGATCATCCGCACGCGAGGCGACGCCGAGAGGAACCGCCCACTCCCGGAAATCGGCGGCAAGGGGCTCTTCACCGAGGAGATCGAGCGCGCCCTTGCGCTCGAAGAGATCGACATCGCGGTTCACAGCCTCAAAGACCTTCCCACGAACCTGCCAGACGGACTGACCCTTGGAGCCGTGCCGGAGCGCGAATCGCCCTTCGACGCCCTGATATCCCGCGACGGCAAGGTACTCGCGGACCTCCCCGACGGCGCGCGGGTCGGGACGAGCAGCCTGCGACGCGCCGCCCAGCTCCGAGCCGTACGCCCCGACCTGCGGATCGGCTCTCTACGCGGGAACCTCGACACGCGCATTCGCAAGATGGAAACGGAAGGCTGGGACGCCATCGTCGTCGCAGCGGCGGGGCTCTCTCGGCTTGGGCGGCTGTCCGAGGCGGCCGAGCTTCTCAAACCTGAGACGATGCTTCCCGCTGTCGGGCAAGGAGCGCTTGGGATCGAGTCGCGCGAGAAGGACGCGGCGACCCGCCTTCTCCTGGCGGCGATCCACGACTCCGACACGGAGCGGGCGGTAACAGCCGAGCGCGCTTTTCTTGCGGCTCTGGGCGGGGGCTGCCACGTTCCCATCGGAGCCTATGCGACTGTTGAGATGGGCTCGCTAACGCTGATGGGCGTCGTCGCGAGTGTGGATGGGTCGGCGGTTCTCAGGGATACAGGCGCGGGCGACGACCCGGTCGCCGTCGGCTCCGAGCTCGCCCGGCGCATCCTCGCGATGGGTGCGCGAGCCATTCTGGAAAGGGCGGCTTCTTGAGCGGATGCGTATACCTCGTCGGAGCGGGCCCCGGCGACCCGAAGCTGCTGACGCTTCGGGCGAAGGAATGCCTCGAGCACGCCGACATCGTCTTCTACGACGCGCTGGCGAATCCGGCGGTTCTGCGATGGGCCCCGGAGACGGCGGAACGCATCTTCGTCGGCAAACGGTCGGGCGATCACGCGGTTCCCCAGGACGACATGAACGTGCTGCTGGTCAAAGCGGCGCAGAGTGGCAAGACGGTTGTGCGGCTCAAGGGCGGCGATCCGTTCGTCTTCGGGCGCGGCGGCGAGGAGGCGGAAGAGCTCCGTCAAGCGGGCATCGCCTTCGAGATCGTGCCGGGAGTCACCTCGCCCGTCGCGGCGACGGCGTACGCCGGTATCCCGCTGACGCACCGCGACTACGCCTCGTCCGTCGCGTTCGTCACAGGTCATGAGGACCCGACCAAGCCCGCGATGTCCGTCCGGTGGCGGAACCTCGCCCAGAGCGTCGATACGATTGCGATCCTCATGGGAGTCGGGAACCTGCCCGGCATCGTTGCGGAGCTGGTCGCCGGGGGGAAGTCGCCCGACACGCCCGCCGCCGCCGTGCAGTGGGGAACCACGCCCAAGCAGCGAGCGGTCGTCGCGACGCTGGGAACCCTCGCCGACGAAATGGTGCGGGTGGAGATCGGTTCTCCGGCGATCATCGTCATCGGGGGTGTCGCCCAACTCCGCGAGCGGTTGGCATGGTTCGACGCGCGTCCGCTGTTCGGACGGCGGGTCGTCGTGACGCGCGCGCGCGACCAGGCGAGCTCGCTCGTCGAGCTCCTGACGGAGCGCGGCGCGGAGGTCATCGAGTTCCCGACGATCCGCACGGAAGCGCCGGAGTCCTACGCGGAGCTGGACGACGCCATCGCCTCGTTGGAAACCTTCGACTGGATCGTGTTCGCCAGCGCCAACGGGGTGGAGCACTTCTGGGCGCGACTGGTTTCGGCGGGCAAGGACGCTCGCGCGTTCGGTTCCGCCCGCGTCGTCGCCATCGGGCCCGCGACGCAAGCATCGTTGGCGGCGCGGGGTATCGTTGCGGACTTCGTTCCCGCCCAGTCGCGTTCGGAGGCGGTTCTGGCGGAGTTCGACTCGGTTCGAGGACTGCGGATGCTGCTGCCCCGCGCCGAAGAAGGCCGCGACGTGCTCCGCGCCGGATGGACGGAAGCCGGAGCCAACGTCGTCGCGCCGACGGCGTATCGCACGGTTCCTGTGACATCGGATGCGGACGAGGTGCGCGCGCTGCTCGAAGCTCGCGAGATCGACGCGGTCACGTTCACCAGCGGATCGACGGTGGAGCACTTCTCGGCGGCGATCCGAGCCTCCGGGTTCGAGCCCTCCTATTGGCTGGCGGACGTCTGCGTCGCTACGATTGGACCCATCACGACGACCGCTGCCCAACGGCTTGGCGTGCCTGTGACGGTTGAGGCTTCCAGCGCCAACGTCGAGGCAGTCGTTGAAGCGCTCGTCGCGCATTTTGCCGCGCGGCGATAATCGACGCCGACGGTCTGCGTGAGTCGCCAGGAATCGGCTATGCTAGTGACGGGAGCGATTGAAACGGCTTCTCGCCCAAGGACGGAGGATGTGACATGAGGCGAAGCCCCATCAAGTTCGTGCTCGCTGGAGCCCTGTTGACCATCGGCGCTGCCGCCTTTGGTGTCGCCACGTTCACCAAGCAGGGAGCCAGCCTGACGCATTTCACGCCGGATCAGCTCGTCAGCGCCGAGAAGCATGTGCTGTCGAAACGCGGCATTCAGGTGGATGGATTCGTCGCGGAGGGGACGGAGCAGTTCGATCCGGCTGGTCCCGAGCTCCGGTTCAAGGTCCGCGACGAGGGCAAGACGGCGTTCGTGAACGTCATCTACCGCGAGGGGCTCAAGCCGGATTCCTTCCAGGAAGGGCAGGGAGTCGTCGTCGAAGGGACGTATGATCCCGGGACCAATACGATCCAGGCGTCGAAGCTGATGACGAAGTGCCCGTCGAAATACGAGGCGACCTCTGACGCGCAGACTTCCGCGAGCGCGGCGCAGGATAGGTCCAAGGCGGAAGTTGCCGGGAGCGCTCGATGATCGCATTGGCGACGGCAGCGACGTACGTGACGCTAGTGACGGGTCTGTGGTCGATTATCGCGCTGGGGTACGGGCTTCGGATGCGGGCTCCGGGATGGATTCGCAGCGGCAGGCGGGCGGTGGTCGCGACCGGCTTGCTGGTGACGTGGACGACGATGGCGCTCGTCTACGCCCTCGCGTCGGACATGTGGCATCTGCAGTACGTCTGGGCGAACTCCCTCGAACAGCAGCCGTTCGGGTACAAGGTGGGATCCCTCTGGGGCGGCATGTCGGGATCGATGCTCTTCTGGCTATGGATCCAGGCGGCTACCGCCGCTCTTGTCGCCCTGTTCAACAAGAACATCGAAGAGGCGGTGACGAACTACGCGTTGCTCATCTTGTCGATCATCACGTTGTTCTTCGCGGTGATGTCGGCGGGCTTGATCCCCGGCGTGGATCATCCGTTCAAGTGGCTGGACGCCTCGCACATCGCCGCCATCGAAGCCGGAGAGGCGATACGCGGCAAGGGGCTGAATCCGCTTCTCCAGACGCCCGCGATGCTGCTCCATCCGCCTGCGCTCTACGCGGGGTTCGTCCTGCTGAGCGTTCCGTTCGCCTATGCCGTCGGGGCGCTGATGGCGGGAGCCGGCAGCAGCACGTGGATCGTGCGCTCCCGGCGGTGGACGATCTCGGCGTGGCTCATGCTGTCGCTGGGACTGCTGCTGGGCGGCGCGTGGGCGTACCACGAGCTGGGCTGGGGCGGCTACTGGGGGTGGGACCCCGTCGAAAATGCGGCGCTGCTCCCGTGGCTGACCATCACGGCATTCCTGCACTCGGTGATGATCCAAGAGCATCGGAACATGCTCAAGGTGTGGAACATCGTCCTCATCACGGTGACGTTCCTCCTGGTGATCTTCGGGACGATGCTGGTGCGCAGCGGCGTGCTCTCTTCGGTTCACGCATTTGGGCAGTCGAAGGAACTGCTCATCTACTTCGTGCTGTTCCTGCTGTTCGTGATCGTGTCGGTCACGGTTCTGACGATGCGCCGATGGGAGGACCTGCGCAGCCCGAACGCGTTCGACTCGCTCGTGTCGCGCGAGAGCGCGTTCCTGCTGAACAACTGGATCTTCGTCGTCTGCGCGGTCGTCGTTCTGGCAGGGACGACTTTCCCGGTCATCTCGGAAGCCTATTACCAGATGACCCAGGGGATCGAGCGGAAGATCGCCGTCTCGGAGCCCTTCTACAACACCTTCATCGTGCCCATCGGCTTGATCCTGATGGTGATGACGGGGATCGGGCCCCTGATCTCATGGAAGAAAGCGTCTGGGTCGAACCTCAAGCGAAATTTCTCGACGCCGCTTTGGGTCGGCGCGGTGGCGATGCTCATCTGCGTCTATCCGTTCTACATGATCGGAATCCAAGAGCCCGGCGGGTTCCCGTGGGCTCGGACGATCTACGCCCTGCTCTGCGTCTGGTCGTCCGTGTTCGTCCTGGTGACCGTCATCGTCGAAGTGCAGAAGGGCGTCCGTGTCCGGCTGAACCGAGGTTCCACAGGCTGGTTCTCGGCGATGTGGGACATGACGATGCGGAACAAGCGGCGTTATGGCGGGTACCTCATTCACGTGGGGATCGTGCTCTTCTACCTGGGAGTGCTGGGCTCCAAGGGGTTCCAGATATCCCATCGCCAGATTCTGGCTCCCGGCGACACGTATGAGATCGGCGGGTACACGCTGACCTACGCAGGGGAACCGTTCCAGGAGCGGACCGCCAACTCGTGGCTCGTCGGCGTGCCACTGGAAGTGCGCAAGGGCGGCAACCTTGTGACGACGATCAAACCCGCGCGGGGACACTACGACAACAACGAGGACAACCCGACCTACGAAGCCGCGATCCTGCGCCGGCCCGGCGGCGACCTCTACGCCGCCCTCGGGGAAATCACCGAGGACAAGCGGGCGGACATCCAGTTTTTCTACAACCCGCTCGCGTGGATGGTGCTCTGGTTCTCGCCGCTGGTCATGGTCGCCGGCGGGATCATCGCGCTCGCGGAGAAGGCACGCGGCAGAGAGACGGCGGAAGGAGCCACCGCATGACCATCCGTCGAGCGATCTTCGCCGCAGTGGTCCTGCTCCTCGGAGCGTGGGTCGGCTGGGCTCAGACGCCGAACGACGGCTCGGAGCCGGACCACGGCATCGAGTACCAGTCGAGCAAGACGTTCAACCTGACGCTCGAGCAGGAGGCGACGCTGAAGGAGGCGACGCGCGAGATCCTCTGCTACTGCGGTGGTTGCCCCCCCACGCTCGTCGATGACTGCCTCTGCGGCACTGCGCGGGCGCTCAAAGACGAGATGAAAGAGCGGATCGTTGCGGGTGTCGCCCCGAGCACGCTCGTCGCCGAGTACATCGCGCAGTATGGCGAGCAGTATCTCGCCGCGCCGCCCAAAGAGGGCTTCAACTGGTCGATCTGGATCTTCCCTGCGGTCGCGTTCGTCGTTCTCGGCATTCTGTTCTGGAACGCGATCCAGCGCCTGACGCGTCGTCCCGCTGAGGTCGCGAGACCCACGGTCGATAGCGAGACGGTGGATCGCTACCGCGAGGAGATCGAACGTCAGGTGGGCAAGCGCAGCTCGTAATCAGGATCCCGACACATGTCTTTGACCGCCGCGATCGTTGCCAGTGTCTTTCTGATCGGTGTACCGCTGGTGGTCTATCTTCTGCGGCCCATCCTCAAGGGGGCTCAGGAGCCCTATGTGGATCACACGACGGAGACGGAGATCGACGAGCTCTACACCGAGCGGGAGCGCAGCTACACCGCCTTAGCCGACCTCGACTTCGACTACGAGTGCGGGAAGCTGTCGACCGGGGATTATGAGCAGTTGCGGAACGCCCTCATGGCGGAGACCGCCGAAGTCCTCGCGCTCATCGACGAACGGATCGCCGCCAAGGAGTCCCGGCGGTCTCCATCCAAGAAGGCGCGCCGCCGCGCCCAGACGACGCCCTCGACGGACGACGCCCTCGAGAACGAGATCGCCCGGTACAAACGCACACGCCAATCCGAAGACAGATCGGAGTCCGCATGATGACGCGTCGGGCCCACTCCCGACCCTCGCGGGAGCATCGCCGCCGGTTCCGCCACCCTGGGAGCCTGGCGCTCTCATGGATCATCGTCGCTTGCGCCGCATTCGGAGCCGCGCAGATCGTTTCGACCGCCGCTGCACAGGGCGCTGCCGCCGCAGGCGTGCTCAAAGGCAGAGTGCTGCAGCCGTCCTCCGGCAAGACGTTCGCCGGAGTCAGCGTCAAGCTGGAGACGACGTCCGGCACGACAGCGGAGCCACGCGAAACCGTGACCGGCGAGGACGGTTCCTTTGAGTTCACGGGTCTTCCCGTCGATGACACGACCGCGTACACGCTGTCGGCGACCGTCGAGGGCAAGACGCTCAAACGCGAAGGCGTGGCGCTTTCGACATGGACACCGGAAGTCGTCGCCGACTTGGAGATGGTCGACGCCTCCGGCGACCCGGGTCACGTCCATGTGGATCGAATCACGACGATCCTGACGCCTTCCGAGGCGCCGGAGATCGTGCCGGTCATCGAGTTCGTCGAGATCCACAACGACCAGGATGCGCCCTTCGCTGCGAAGGACGAGCAGGGCAGGACGTTCGGTTTCCGGATCGAGCTTCCGGCTGCTGCGATCAACATCAAGGTCGAAGGCGAGGCGATCCCGCACCTGATCGAGGGAACCACGGTGTGGCTGACCGACCCGCTGGTGCCGCACGACAACTTCGTGTCGATCTCCTACAACGTCCCCAAGGCGGAATCGATCGACCTCTCCCGCAAGCTCCACACGAAGGTCGAGGAATCGCTCGTCCTCATCGGCGGCGGGTCGTGGCAGCCGACGACGAAGGGGTATGAGAAGCAGGAACCGGTAGATATTCACGGCGCGAAGTACGCGTCGTTCAGCCGGCATTCGCTCGAGGCGGGCATCGTCATGCCGATGACGTTCAAGCCCGGCAGCGGGAAGGCTCCCGGAGCCGGCGGCGACCAGACGCCGATCCTCGTCATCGTGTTGATCGGAGTCTTCGCTCTGCTGGCAGGGGCTGCGCTGGCGACCTGGTGGGCGCAGCGAGGTCGCGAGACCTCGGCTCCGACGAAGTCGGCGCGTTCCGGTGCGGCGGCTCGCCCGCGCACGCCCGCGAAGGCTCCCGCCTCGCCCGTCGAGGATGACAATCTCGCGGGTCTCTCCAACGATGAGCTCGAGGCGCTCAAGCAGCACCACCTGGAATCGATCGCCCGTCTGGACGAGTCGTTTGGCAAGGGCGAGATTTCGGAGCGCGTCCACAAGCAGCTTCGCGAGGAGCAGAAGGCGGAACTGAGCCGCATCGTCGCGCGGTTGGACGCCTAGACCCCATGGCGACGCTCACGGCGGATCGGCTCGCCAAACGGCTGGGGCATCGCACGATCCTCCGGGACGTCTCGTTCGAGTTGGGCGGCGGACAGTGCGTCGCCCTCTTCGGAGCGAACGGAGCCGGCAAGTCGACGCTGCTCACGGTGTTGGCGACGCTGGCGGCTCCGTCCGACGGACGACTACTCTGGAACGGCGAAGACCTCTCGTCAGCCAGAGATGCCTACCGGCGGCGGGTCGGCTATGTCAGCCACCAAGCCCTTCTGTACCCGGACTGGTCGGGAAGGCGGAACCTGCGGTTCTTCGCCGCGTTGCATGGCGTCGACCGACCGAACGACCGCGCCGACGAGCTGCTCGAGGACGTGAACCTGTCGGCGTTCGCCGACGAGCCGGCGCGCATCTACTCGAGGGGCATGCTGCAGCGCCTGTCCATCGCCCGTGCGCTCGTCCATTCGCCGGAAGTGCTGCTTCTCGACGAGGTGTTCACCGGCTTGGACGCGGCGATGGTGAGCCGCGTATCGGCGCGGATCGAAGCGGAACGCGCCGCAGGAGCGGTAGTGCTCCTGGTGACCCACGACGCCGAGGCGGGGCACCGCTTGGCGACCGAGTGCTGGTTCCTACGGAACGGCGGCATCGAAGCGATCGGCAAGCCGCCGGTGAACGAGCTTCGCGCTCGCTTTGAGAAGCTGAGCGTGCCATGATCCGACACCTCGCCGTTCTGGCACGCAAAGACCTCGCGTTGCAGTGGCAAAGCCGGGACGCGCTGCTGCTGGTCGTGCTCTTCGCGCTGATCGTGCTGCTCGTGTTCGCCTTCGCCTATGGGCCCTACTTTGCGCCGCTGGAACTGGACGCGGACGCTCGGCGGCTCGAGCTCGGCAAGCTGGCGAGCGCCGTCTTCTGGATCGCGATCTCGTTTGCCGGGGTGATCGCTCTGAACCGAAGCGCGGAGATGGATCGGACGCAGGGAGCCATCCAGTCGATCCGGTTGGCGGGCATACGCCCGGAAGCGATCTATCTTTCGCGCGTCCTCGCGATGACGGTGCTGCTGCTGGGCGTCGAAGTCGTGTTGGCTCCGTTGGCGGTCGTGTTCCTTCAGGTGCGCGCGTTCGCTCTGCCGGACGCGGCGCGTCTCGCAGGGATCGCGTTGCTGGGAACGGTGGGGTTCTCGGCGCTCGGATCGTTCCTGTCGGCGATGACGGCGTCCGTAAGAGGGCGCGAGAGCTTCCTGTCGGTTCTGCTGCTGCCGCTGTTGGTTCCGCTGCTCATCGCGGCGACGAAGTGCAGCGTGCCGGTGTTCGCCGCCGAGCCGTTGCGCGACACGTCGTGGCTGGGCTTGCTGGGCGGCTATCCGTTCGTCTGCCTGGCTGTCTGCACGCTGTTGTTCGAGTCGATTCTCGAGGAATGACCCATGTCGAAAGAGCTTCGACGAGCCCTGTTCGGGCTCGTCGCCATCGCCCTGGTTCTCTACACGAGCATGCTCATTTTCACCCGCGCGCCCATCGAGAAGCAGATGGGCGAGGCGCAGAAGATCTTCTACTACCACGTCGGGTCCGCGTGGACGATGTTCCTAGCGTTCACGATCACGGCGGTCGCGGGAGTCGTCTACCTTGTGCGGAAGAGCCCGAAAGCCGACGCGGTCGCGGGGGCTTCCGCCGAGCTCGGGTTCGTCTTCGCGACGATCGTCCTCATCACAGGCTCGCTCTGGGGTAGAAGCGCGTGGGACACGTGGTGGAACTGGGAACCGCGCCTCACGTCGATGCTGGTGCTATGGCTCATCTACGCCGCGTATCTGCTCTTCCGCTCGACGATGCGGGGCGAACCGCGCCGACGGAATAGCTCCGTGTTCGGCATCCTGGCGTTCGTGATGACGCCGCTGGTCTATTTCTCGATTCAGCTTTGGGGCAGCCTTCTCCACCCGAAGACGAGCACGGTGCGGAACCTCGATCCGGCGATGCTGCAGGTCGTGGGCATCTCGGGACTGGCGATGCTGGGCGTCTTTCTGTTTCTGCTGATGGTGCGCGCTGGTCTTGAGAACGTCGAGACCGAGTTGGACGCGCTGCGACATGAGCGCGTCCGCTGACGCGCGCTACCGGGAGGATCACGATGCGCTGGCAGTGGGCGGTGATCGCGGCGATGGCGCTGTTCTTCGGCGGGATCGGCATGATGGCGACGATCCCGGTCGGGGTTTCGGCGGCGGACGTCGAAGACCAGGCGCAGAAGATTCAGAACGCTGCGCCGGATAAGCCGGGCGCAGATGCGGTTCGCGAGGCGACTCAGTATCTTGAGGGACGCCAACGCAGCCGCCTGACCTACATGTTCGTCGCGTACATCGTCATCTGGGCGGCATTGGGCGGGTACATGGTGAGTCTGGCGCGCCGCCAGACGCGCTTGCTGGACGAACTGAATCGGCTTCAGGGTCAAATGGGTAAGGAGTAGTCGGCGCAGAGCCGAACGCCTTCGTCAGGCGTTGCCGGTTCCGTTCTGGCGCCGTTTCAGGTCGCGGATGATCTTGTACTCGAAGCTGTCGACAAGCGCTTCCCATGCCGCCTGAATGATGTTTTCGGAGACGCCGACGGTTCCCCACGTCTCGTGCCCATCCGTCGACTCGATCAGCACGCGGACGCGCGCAGCGGTCGATACCTTTGAGTCGAGGACGCGGACGTTGAAGTCCGTCAGCGAGACCTCCCGCAGGTTCGGGTAGAAGACCTCCAGCGCCTTCCTCAGCGCGTTGTCCAGCGCGTTGACGG is a window of Candidatus Poribacteria bacterium DNA encoding:
- a CDS encoding CcmD family protein, whose protein sequence is MRWQWAVIAAMALFFGGIGMMATIPVGVSAADVEDQAQKIQNAAPDKPGADAVREATQYLEGRQRSRLTYMFVAYIVIWAALGGYMVSLARRQTRLLDELNRLQGQMGKE
- the cobA gene encoding uroporphyrinogen-III C-methyltransferase, whose product is MSGCVYLVGAGPGDPKLLTLRAKECLEHADIVFYDALANPAVLRWAPETAERIFVGKRSGDHAVPQDDMNVLLVKAAQSGKTVVRLKGGDPFVFGRGGEEAEELRQAGIAFEIVPGVTSPVAATAYAGIPLTHRDYASSVAFVTGHEDPTKPAMSVRWRNLAQSVDTIAILMGVGNLPGIVAELVAGGKSPDTPAAAVQWGTTPKQRAVVATLGTLADEMVRVEIGSPAIIVIGGVAQLRERLAWFDARPLFGRRVVVTRARDQASSLVELLTERGAEVIEFPTIRTEAPESYAELDDAIASLETFDWIVFASANGVEHFWARLVSAGKDARAFGSARVVAIGPATQASLAARGIVADFVPAQSRSEAVLAEFDSVRGLRMLLPRAEEGRDVLRAGWTEAGANVVAPTAYRTVPVTSDADEVRALLEAREIDAVTFTSGSTVEHFSAAIRASGFEPSYWLADVCVATIGPITTTAAQRLGVPVTVEASSANVEAVVEALVAHFAARR
- a CDS encoding DMT family transporter, with product MRNTALAGALVAMTAVWGWSFVVVRDAISGYSVLGFLAIRFAIASVVLSFFSAKRLTWRTIRVGGGIGLVLALGFVLQTFGLRYTTASNSGLITGLFVVFTPIADRLFFGRSPRRATVVTVVAGLAGMALLTGQSPSELRFGDGLTLLCAAAFGLHIALLSQYSASHDAGALTLVQVASCAIVFSMSWLAVEPVTMPPRETWFALGLTGIVASALAFTVQTAAQQRLSAARTAIIITTEPMFAAIFGHLLGGDRLLPVQYLGGVLILGAVVFSEVVPQLRGRLARAVA
- a CDS encoding carboxypeptidase regulatory-like domain-containing protein, which translates into the protein MMTRRAHSRPSREHRRRFRHPGSLALSWIIVACAAFGAAQIVSTAAAQGAAAAGVLKGRVLQPSSGKTFAGVSVKLETTSGTTAEPRETVTGEDGSFEFTGLPVDDTTAYTLSATVEGKTLKREGVALSTWTPEVVADLEMVDASGDPGHVHVDRITTILTPSEAPEIVPVIEFVEIHNDQDAPFAAKDEQGRTFGFRIELPAAAINIKVEGEAIPHLIEGTTVWLTDPLVPHDNFVSISYNVPKAESIDLSRKLHTKVEESLVLIGGGSWQPTTKGYEKQEPVDIHGAKYASFSRHSLEAGIVMPMTFKPGSGKAPGAGGDQTPILVIVLIGVFALLAGAALATWWAQRGRETSAPTKSARSGAAARPRTPAKAPASPVEDDNLAGLSNDELEALKQHHLESIARLDESFGKGEISERVHKQLREEQKAELSRIVARLDA
- a CDS encoding bifunctional precorrin-2 dehydrogenase/sirohydrochlorin ferrochelatase, which encodes MGRGATVLPLFLDLGGVPVLVVGGGSVAERKIASLLGAGGRVTVVSPNATKEVAEWARQGRIAWEQRAFAPSDVSGMRLAFAATSVRKVNAAVAQAARDAGVWVNVADSHEESTAVVPSVVQRGALAIAVSTGGSSPLLSTRIRRELEARYGPEYADLCDLMSEARRLAGESIPSADARRRYYEALLDSDLLDLLRAHKSDAARERLTALLAVSSRD
- a CDS encoding cytochrome c maturation protein CcmE — encoded protein: MRRSPIKFVLAGALLTIGAAAFGVATFTKQGASLTHFTPDQLVSAEKHVLSKRGIQVDGFVAEGTEQFDPAGPELRFKVRDEGKTAFVNVIYREGLKPDSFQEGQGVVVEGTYDPGTNTIQASKLMTKCPSKYEATSDAQTSASAAQDRSKAEVAGSAR
- a CDS encoding heme lyase CcmF/NrfE family subunit, yielding MIALATAATYVTLVTGLWSIIALGYGLRMRAPGWIRSGRRAVVATGLLVTWTTMALVYALASDMWHLQYVWANSLEQQPFGYKVGSLWGGMSGSMLFWLWIQAATAALVALFNKNIEEAVTNYALLILSIITLFFAVMSAGLIPGVDHPFKWLDASHIAAIEAGEAIRGKGLNPLLQTPAMLLHPPALYAGFVLLSVPFAYAVGALMAGAGSSTWIVRSRRWTISAWLMLSLGLLLGGAWAYHELGWGGYWGWDPVENAALLPWLTITAFLHSVMIQEHRNMLKVWNIVLITVTFLLVIFGTMLVRSGVLSSVHAFGQSKELLIYFVLFLLFVIVSVTVLTMRRWEDLRSPNAFDSLVSRESAFLLNNWIFVVCAVVVLAGTTFPVISEAYYQMTQGIERKIAVSEPFYNTFIVPIGLILMVMTGIGPLISWKKASGSNLKRNFSTPLWVGAVAMLICVYPFYMIGIQEPGGFPWARTIYALLCVWSSVFVLVTVIVEVQKGVRVRLNRGSTGWFSAMWDMTMRNKRRYGGYLIHVGIVLFYLGVLGSKGFQISHRQILAPGDTYEIGGYTLTYAGEPFQERTANSWLVGVPLEVRKGGNLVTTIKPARGHYDNNEDNPTYEAAILRRPGGDLYAALGEITEDKRADIQFFYNPLAWMVLWFSPLVMVAGGIIALAEKARGRETAEGATA
- a CDS encoding cytochrome C assembly protein translates to MSKELRRALFGLVAIALVLYTSMLIFTRAPIEKQMGEAQKIFYYHVGSAWTMFLAFTITAVAGVVYLVRKSPKADAVAGASAELGFVFATIVLITGSLWGRSAWDTWWNWEPRLTSMLVLWLIYAAYLLFRSTMRGEPRRRNSSVFGILAFVMTPLVYFSIQLWGSLLHPKTSTVRNLDPAMLQVVGISGLAMLGVFLFLLMVRAGLENVETELDALRHERVR
- the hemC gene encoding hydroxymethylbilane synthase; the encoded protein is MSTSASDARGAVPSNTLRIGTRGSLLARTQTETVAFALRQAHPGLACETTIIRTRGDAERNRPLPEIGGKGLFTEEIERALALEEIDIAVHSLKDLPTNLPDGLTLGAVPERESPFDALISRDGKVLADLPDGARVGTSSLRRAAQLRAVRPDLRIGSLRGNLDTRIRKMETEGWDAIVVAAAGLSRLGRLSEAAELLKPETMLPAVGQGALGIESREKDAATRLLLAAIHDSDTERAVTAERAFLAALGGGCHVPIGAYATVEMGSLTLMGVVASVDGSAVLRDTGAGDDPVAVGSELARRILAMGARAILERAAS
- the ccmA gene encoding heme ABC exporter ATP-binding protein CcmA, yielding MATLTADRLAKRLGHRTILRDVSFELGGGQCVALFGANGAGKSTLLTVLATLAAPSDGRLLWNGEDLSSARDAYRRRVGYVSHQALLYPDWSGRRNLRFFAALHGVDRPNDRADELLEDVNLSAFADEPARIYSRGMLQRLSIARALVHSPEVLLLDEVFTGLDAAMVSRVSARIEAERAAGAVVLLVTHDAEAGHRLATECWFLRNGGIEAIGKPPVNELRARFEKLSVP